The genomic window CTGGATCGTGCGGCCTATGCCTACACCGCCGTGCCCCACGGCCTTGACGCCTCCTGCGACTACATCGCCCGCGCGCTCGCCGATCAGGCGGCGGGCCGGGCGTTGCCCTTCGCCCTGGTCAATCCCCGCAACGGCCGGGTCCTGGGATCCACCCGATTCCTGGAACTCGACTACTGGCGCGGACCCCTCGTGTGGCCGCCGACCACCGGCACGCCCCACGGCGACCCGCTGACGGCCGTGCCCGACGCGGTGGAGATCGGCAACACCTGGATCTCCACCGAGGCCCGCG from Streptomyces showdoensis includes these protein-coding regions:
- a CDS encoding GNAT family N-acetyltransferase, which encodes MPVPVVLAGRTVRLEPLAMRHAEGIAWAGALDRAAYAYTAVPHGLDASCDYIARALADQAAGRALPFALVNPRNGRVLGSTRFLELDYWRGPLVWPPTTGTPHGDPLTAVPDAVEIGNTWISTEAR